GCTGCCGCCTGACCGCCAATTGCGCCAGTTTCGCCAGTTCCGCCGGTGCCGCCAATTGGGCCAGTTTCGGCAGCCCCGCAAGGCCCGCCAATGCCGTCAACTTGCGCCCGGGCCGCCCGCCCCAGCAGGGCCACAAGACCGTCAAGTACCGTGCCCTGCCTGCCTTGCGGGTCTGTGAGCGGGCTTTGGGCAAGCTGCTTCACAAGGTCCGCCCCCTGTTTCAGGGAGTCGGTCAGGGCAGCGGCGCGCAGGGCATCGGCTCTGGCGGCGCGCAGCTGCTCACGTTCCTCAAGGGAGCGGGTGAGGCTCACGGGCAGGCCGAGGCTGTCGGCGTAATTGTCGAGCAGATGATCCACGTTGAGGGTGTCCAGAGCTTCGGGCCAGGCCGAGGATGCCCTGAGGGTCAGGGCCAGATACTGATCCGCCGCGCTGACGCCCACCAGCTTTTGCGCCTGCGCCAGCAGGGAGACGAATTCCACCTTGAGGCGTCGTCCGGCCAGTTCGGGCGGGCAGGGCGGCAGCATGTCCATCTCGCGCATGCATTCAAACGTTCTGTCCATAAGCGGGATAAAGAGTTCGTCGTGCAGGCGTTCCAGCACCGGGCCGATGAGAACCAGTTTTTCTTCTTCGCGGGCGGCGATTTCGCTGGCGGTCACGCCGCTGCGGCCCTCCAGAATGAGTTTGAAAAGGTCGTTGTAGAGCCCTGATCTGATCTGGTTCTGCACGGATTCCATGGCCCGGCGGGCTGTGGACAGATCGGGGTTGACCTGCAGCAGCGGCGTCGCCGCCTGCGGGCTCTGGCCGGGGGCGCTGTCCACATAGTTGATGCCGCCGGGGGTCAGATCCAGCCCCACGGAGCGCAAGCCCGCCGACACGCTCATGGGCGGGTCCACAGCCTTGTGGATGGCCTTGAGCGTGGTGATGCCCATCTGTTGCAGCATGCGGCAGTCGGGCAGGGCGTCCATGGCGGGCGAGCGCCCGTAGACGTCATTGCCCGCCACATCCCAGCGCGGGCCGAAACCGGGAAAATGCCTGAACCCCGATTCACGCAAGGGATGTTCGCCGCCGTCGCGTCCCTCAAGCCAGTAGACCGAGGCCACGGGCATGTGCATGGCCGCGAGCATGCCGGGCTGGCAGTCCACACGCGGATACACGGCCTGGATGACGCTGCGCCTTTCGTCCGCGTTGCGGCTGGCCGCCTCGCGCAGGGATTCGGGCAGGGCGGAAAGGCCGAAGGTCTGCACGATCTGGCGCAGGGTCATGCTTGAACGGCGAAAAACCGTGTCCACCTTGCGGGCGGCGTCGCAGTCCAGCACGTATTCTCCGGCGCAGAGCGGCATAAAGCGGAAGCCCTGCGTGGGATCGGCCAGTTCAAAGGTAAAGGCCGTGCCAAAGGTCGCCAGTTCCGCATACAGCGTGTGCATGGCGTTGTAGAAGTTGCTGCGGTGAAAGACGGCGCGCATGCGCGTGGCCACTTCGTCCAGCCACGCCTGACCGGGGCGGCTGCGGGCCAGATCCGCATCGTCCAGCCCAAGGCGGAACCAGGGCCGGGCCGGGCTGGTCAGGCCGCCCTGAAGTCCGGCGGCCAGGGTGCGCATGGCCAGAATGCCCGTGGCGTCCACAAGGCCGCTGTTGAGCATGGGGCTTTCCTGATCTTCCTGCCCCTGCTGCCGCAGACGGCAGCGCGTGGGCAAAAAGTGGTCGGCCAGACTTTGCCATGCCGTGTCCCAGGGGGAACGGCGGCGCAAAAGGGCCTGATACCTGCGGGCCAGGGCAGGCACGTCCGCGCGCACCGGCGGATGATCCCGCTCGCCGTCCGCGTGTTCAGCGACGGCCCCGGACGGTGGGGGCAGTGTCGTACTGTGGGATAGCCGCAACACGACTATTGCCCCAACAGTGTTTTTTGAGCGGCGTCCGCCCGGTTGAGCGGGCTTGTGTACACCGAGGCGTTGATGCCCGCGGCCTTGCTGGCCTTGTCTTTCTGCGCCTGACGGGCGGCGGTGGCAGCCTCTGTAACAGGTTTTTGCACCTCCGGTTTGGGCGCGGGGGTAACTTCAGGAATACTGGGGGAACTG
This DNA window, taken from Desulfovibrio sp. 86, encodes the following:
- a CDS encoding portal protein, with product MLRLSHSTTLPPPSGAVAEHADGERDHPPVRADVPALARRYQALLRRRSPWDTAWQSLADHFLPTRCRLRQQGQEDQESPMLNSGLVDATGILAMRTLAAGLQGGLTSPARPWFRLGLDDADLARSRPGQAWLDEVATRMRAVFHRSNFYNAMHTLYAELATFGTAFTFELADPTQGFRFMPLCAGEYVLDCDAARKVDTVFRRSSMTLRQIVQTFGLSALPESLREAASRNADERRSVIQAVYPRVDCQPGMLAAMHMPVASVYWLEGRDGGEHPLRESGFRHFPGFGPRWDVAGNDVYGRSPAMDALPDCRMLQQMGITTLKAIHKAVDPPMSVSAGLRSVGLDLTPGGINYVDSAPGQSPQAATPLLQVNPDLSTARRAMESVQNQIRSGLYNDLFKLILEGRSGVTASEIAAREEEKLVLIGPVLERLHDELFIPLMDRTFECMREMDMLPPCPPELAGRRLKVEFVSLLAQAQKLVGVSAADQYLALTLRASSAWPEALDTLNVDHLLDNYADSLGLPVSLTRSLEEREQLRAARADALRAAALTDSLKQGADLVKQLAQSPLTDPQGRQGTVLDGLVALLGRAARAQVDGIGGPCGAAETGPIGGTGGTGETGAIGGQAAANPAPAARSMEETRRDRPQETP